A single genomic interval of Pectinophora gossypiella chromosome 22, ilPecGoss1.1, whole genome shotgun sequence harbors:
- the LOC126376983 gene encoding uncharacterized protein LOC126376983, translated as MDEPEDNMSADDSTMDSTSTGGKPKPKKRSLVERELETTLTARVTSPITNGGGSSTSRYGRARRLKTDNDFCDTEKVVTNILKSPKVERTPVKSPSPAYKMHASNSPIKPESPKVISLERNLENQIENIYNANMSLSRFSSEDKNNISPSPAKKFSKVYIRKDLIQTKEKEKEETITLIKNIFSPVRSKSNSHLNIVLERSSEKYNLNGNISKPQNGYLDTSSVVKTLDFDGNKKKKKESTEVKTTLSKSDLFDLEAKCAYQVGDLAWARMGTYPFWPCIVTREPGSDMFVRKKLFGRIERDMIHVTFFGDNGRRSWILETMLRKFQGLGEFEAARDLFTPEARKKDPRLYAAFFISDKKLALWHTSIEEADILLREPKRLRIDIFYDMLGRPRVNTPKMTPKTQKSGKITRTDSDVSLSESLFDTLFSEDDVKNDDSERSRHKSRNKSLDVSEVVTACLDNMAAKSGMTKIQKQSHMDRWLQKAKSKTPEKSHINISISVERLEQEAMDKNVTEKESVKTNEAVSTKKKKRFSKEGPVQKPYSFRKSTTESQTLLSHHNEHDYSKTDKKTMPSADQNTSNVNKSDNSICIIDKVESLQDAATENHDPGVDTKEETPINTDITQDEAITKNNKNINITEDFINQFSQDSNIKDDINSPTQNSVINENMDVSCCESDLQINVPNSEGKSKVIVEEIDRVETPCIADDSDKFVIAMETDIIETETNNQSTPNIIIEPIANQNFPIVETEKDDQIGQDEINSNVDNNMSLDEDVLSSDNNEIIETINVEVNEQFTTKSDESLEKVSNNKDNSQEQIIDTKVLVKQNQISTTVLEVDIHQDVEKVNESNDIPHDAAKVSESIETRNENIMNEDAFEYNEVISGADVDDDNKEMIIKTKVKEKDLDFKEAESISTVQKNTDKSYVTLEGEQAILNGDISLECADDDGSDVVSVENKIDNISLSSVSVTEKNCMEPTVSYKGIDPETASLNSLSSEISNTSELLPKIATASSLSEGENTDVTNKQLRKIKDALLLDSDTESMSSLDDITLSELKLRAAAADKPELVHADDTLDSVKSEISNATKNLRLVLTDCFLEPREDLPVIKEVSSNTNVEIEIMDSHNSSETNNSFKKRKLRLRKSVSPTEAKINGLPDIKDPSPERTVTKIKEEPDVDTISIHSSDSGASIKRRGRKEKQDAERMKDPEFLKYVEMRQDALMDEHPELTQDEIIAYLYKTWQYEENLKSDQKKSDDIEQSNLVKGVCQDPPKKKKVFKMKKLIDINKIMAKEAKKSPSKAELEDLKPRELPKRRSTKAFYKEDFSDIEDEIQLFEIFKSKKKDTSSKTDVYKQEPSSCNNEKINSPSETKVDYTEIENKESKNVIEISDQEENLDEFYDEEELYFEQLTKPKPNIFKGLVREKVCEICETTSNLVKCKGCNGMFHVECVNKVTEVIEVPAPTRGRKKKKKPRGRRPKMSTDSNGDESHSDEKSQDANVSEENMSLEDIKDPEPIVIPDADNFEAQLEAKMKEMIENVDKVEYDLFSSDDGLDWSDTIAGKCEIVDVKLKTKQQPELVDYSDFKCKNCQKYDIPICFVCKASVSPKGKVERRQKCQVAHCHKYYHLECLDHWPQTQFTSGEPSRNNKKIDEHFEAITCPRHVCHTCVCDDPRGCKTRFSGDKLARCVRCPATYHSFTKCLPAGSQILSASHIVCPRHYEHRPGKVPCHVNTGWCFICALGGTLICCEYCPTSFHADCLNIEPPEGGYMCEDCETGRLPLYGEMVWVKLGHYRWWPGIVLHPSEIPDNIMAVKHSPGEFVVRFFGQYDHYWVNRGRVFPFQEGDSGRISGQKSKIDEAFTKAMEHAQRAFEILKNIEPNDEENQDIASSLLPPHYVKLKVNRPCGSLYGRKVDIEESSLTQCECNPDEEEPCGPYSHCLNRMLLTECGPTCRAGELCQNRAFEKRQYPKLVPYRTPHRGWGLKTLEDVKAGQFVIEYVGELIDEEEFRRRMRRKHEMRDENFYFLTLDKERMIDAGPKGNLARFMNHCCEPNCETQKWTVLGDVRVGLFAIHDIPANTEVTFNYNLECAGIEKKQCMCGAKRCSGYIGAKPKQDEPQPKKGKPGQPAKRPYKKRKNTVESPSTSKVNKPKRPVGRPAKPRELTDIEKDLLIIKNATNGLSSDSEGSGRLSSVESDKKDAKALKRKRVSFSTEEIIIYNGSSSPSVKRMKLDEDKSSEVGD; from the exons ATGGATGAACCTGAGGACAACATGAGTGCAGATGATTCAACCATGGATAGTACTTCAACAGGTGGTAAACCTAAACCAAAGAAACGGTCTTTGGTGGAACGTGAGTTGGAGACTACATTGACAGCCCGGGTAACATCTCCCATTACTAATGGGGGTGGGTCAAGCACTAGCCGCTATGGCCGAGCTCGTCGGCTCAAGACTGACAATGACTTCTGTGATACGGAGAAAGTTGTTACGAATATTCTTAAATCTCCTAAAGTAGAACGGACTCCCGTCAAGTCCCCATCACCTGCATATAAAATGCATGCTTCTAATTCTCCTATAAAACCTGAATCTCCAAAAGTTATATCATTAGAAAGGAATTTGGAAAATCAAATAGAGAATATTTACAATGCGAACATGTCCTTGAGTCGTTTTAGTTCTGAAGATAAAAACAATATATCTCCTTCACCTGCAAAGAAATTTTCTAAAGTGTACATTCGAAAAGATCTTATTCAAACAAAGGAAAAGGAGAAGGAAGAAACCAtaactttaattaaaaatattttttcaccaGTACGTAGTAAATCTAACAGTCATTTGAATATTGTATTGGAGAGATCTTCAGAGAAGTACAATTTGAATGGAAATATTTCCAAGCCTCAGAATGGATATTTGGATACATCGTCTGTTGTGAAGACTTTGGACTTTGATGGGaacaagaagaaaaagaaagagagtACTGAAGTTAAAACTACACTGTCTAAAAGTGATTTGTTTGATTTGGAAGCGAAATGTGCATATCAGGTTGGCGACTTAGCATGGGCGCGTATGGGGACTTATCCATTTTGGCCGTGCATTGTTACAAGAGAACCTGGCAGTGATATGTTTGTCAGAaagaaat TGTTCGGCCGGATTGAGAGAGACATGATTCACGTGACATTCTTCGGAGACAACGGACGTCGAAGCTGGATTCTCGAGACTATGCTCCGGAAGTTCCAGGGATTGGGAGAGTTTGAGGCTGCTAGGGATCTATTTACTCCCGAG GCTAGAAAGAAAGATCCAAGGCTGTATGCTGCATTCTTCATATCAGATAAAAAGTTAGCACTATGGCATACGTCTATCGAAGAAGCCGACATTCTGTTGCGGGAGCCAAAACGTCTGAGGATTGATATTTTCTATGACATGCTCGGAAGACCACGCGTCAACACACCTAAGATGACACCCAAAACTCAAAAGAGCGGCAAAATCACTAGAACGGATAGTGATGTCTCTTTAAGCGAAAGTTTATTTGATACGCTATTTTCCGAAGATGACGTAAAGAATGATGACTCGGAAAGGTCTCGACACAAATCAAGGAATAAATCGTTAGACGTGTCCGAGGTTGTCACTGCCTGCTTGGACAATATGGCTGCCAAATCCGGCATGACAAAGATCCAGAAACAATCTCATATGGATAGATGGCTTCAGAAAGCCAAGTCTAAAACACCAGAGAAGTCCCACATTAACATATCCATTTCTGTAGAGAGATTAGAACAAGAAGCAATGGATAAGAATGTCACGGAAAAAGAATCAGTGAAGACAAATGAAGCTGTTTCaactaagaaaaagaaaagattttCTAAAGAAGGTCCAGTTCAGAAGCCTTATAGTTTTAGAAAATCTACCACAGAATCTCAGACATTACTATCACATCATAATGAACATGATTACAGCAAAACTGACAAAAAGACAATGCCCTCCGCCGACCAAAATACAAGTAACGTAAATAAGTCTGATAATAGTATTTGTATTATAGACAAAGTTGAAAGTCTGCAAGACGCCGCGACTGAAAATCATGACCCAGGTGTCGATACTAAAGAAGAAACTCCAATAAACACTGACATAACACAAGATGAAGctattactaaaaataataaaaatatcaatattacaGAAGACTTCATAAATCAATTCAGTCAAGATTCTAATATAAAAGATGATATAAACTCTCCCACACAAAATTCGGTAATTAATGAGAACATGGATGTGTCTTGCTGTGAATCTgatttacaaataaatgttcCAAATAGCGAAGGCAAAAGTAAAGTTATTGTTGAAGAAATTGACCGCGTTGAGACACCCTGTATTGCAGATGATTCCGATAAGTTTGTAATAGCTATGGAAACTGATATTATAGAAACAGAAACTAATAATCAAAGTACACCTAACATTATTATAGAGCCGATAGCCAATCAAAATTTTCCAATAGTTGAGACTGAAAAAGACGATCAAATAGGACAAGATGAAATTAATTCTAACGTTGACAATAATATGTCTCTAGATGAAGACGTACTTAGTAGTgataataatgaaattattgAGACAATCAATGTAGAAGTTAACGAACAGTTCACAACAAAAAGTGATGAGTCTCTAGAGAAAGTTAGTAATAATAAAGACAATAGTCAAGAGCAAATAATAGACACTAAAGTACTTGTTAAACAAAATCAGATATCAACTACAGTCCTAGAAGTAGATATTCATCAAGATGTAGAGAAAGTAAACGAAAGCAACGATATACCTCATGATGCAGCTAAAGTAAGTGAAAGCATAGAAACTAGAAATGAAAACATAATGAATGAAGATGCATTTGAGTATAATGAAGTTATTTCAGGCGCAGACGTGGATGATGACAACAAAGAAATGATTATAAAGACAAAAGTAAAAGAGAAAGATTTAGACTTTAAAGAGGCTGAATCTATATCAACTGTGCAAAAAAACACTGATAAATCTTATGTGACTTTAGAAGGTGAACAAGCTATTTTAAATGGTGACATTAGTTTAGAATGTGCTGATGATGACGGTTCCGATGTGGTTTctgttgaaaataaaatagacaacATATCACTTTCATCTGTATCTGTTACTGAAAAAAATTGCATGGAACCAACTGTTAGTTACAAAGGAATAGACCCGGAAACAGCTTCTTTAAACTCCTTATCTAGTGAAATATCTAATACCAGTGAATTATTGCCAAAAATTGCTACAGCGTCGTCTTTATCTGAAGGAGAAAATACAGATGTAACAAACAAGCAGTTAcgtaaaataaaagatgcattgtTACTAGATTCAGACACTGAATCCATGAGTTCATTAGATGATATTACATTGAGTGAACTTAAATTACGCGCAGCGGCTGCTGATAAGCCTGAGTTAGTTCATGCGGATGATACATTAGATTCTGTCAAAAGTGAGATTTCTAATGCCACCAAAAACCTTCGTTTAGTGTTAACTGACTGTTTTCTAGAACCTAGAGAAGATCTTCCTGTAATTAAAGAAGTTAGTTCTAATACCAATGTAGAAATTGAAATCATGGATTCTCACAATAGTTCTGAAACAAATAATTCATTCAAGAAACGTAAATTACGTTTACGCAAGTCTGTCTCGCCTACAGAGGCTAAAATAAATGGACTTCCAGATATCAAAGATCCAAGTCCTGAACGTAccgtaacaaaaataaaagaagaaccAGATGTTGATACAATATCTATTCATTCTTCTGACAGTGGCGCATCTATTAAACGTAGAGGAAGGAAGGAGAAACAAGATGCTGAAAGAATGAAAGATCCGGAGTTCTTAAAGTATGTTGAGATGAGACAAGATGCTCTTATGGACGAACATCCAGAACTGACACAGGATGAAATAATTGCTTATTTGTATAAAACTTGGCAATACgaagaaaatttaaaatccgATCAGAAGAAATCGGATGATATCGAACAATCTAACTTAGTAAAAGGTGTTTGCCAAGATCCtccaaagaaaaagaaagtgtTCAAGATGAAAAAGCTGATTgacattaataaaattatggcTAAGGAGGCTAAGAAAAGTCCTTCCAAGGCAGAATTAGAAGATTTAAAGCCTAGAGAATTGCCTAAGCGAAGATCTACGAAGGCGTTTTACAAAGAAGATTTCTCAGATATTGAAGATGAAATTCAGCTGTTTGAAATTTTCAAGTCAAAAAAGAAAGATACAAGTTCTAAAACAGATGTTTACAAGCAGGAACCTAGTAGTTGTAATAACGAGAAGATCAATTCACCTTCAGAAACGAAAGTTGATTATACTGAGATAGAAAACAAGGAGTCTAAAAACGTAATTGAGATCAGCGACCAAGAAGAGAACTTGGACGAATTTTACGACGAAGAAGAATTATATTTTGAACAGTTAACGAAACCTAAGCCTAACATTTTCAAAGGTTTGGTCCGAGAGAAAGTATGCGAAATTTGTGAGACTACTTCTAACTTGGTAAAGTGCAAGGGATGTAATGGAATGTTCCATGTTGAATGTGTTAATAAAGTAACTGAAGTTATCGAAGTCCCTGCTCCGACTAGAGgtaggaagaagaagaaaaagcctAGAGGCAGGAGACCGAAAATGTCGACAGATTCAAATGGTGATGAGAGTCACAGTGATGAGAAATCTCAAGATGCTAATGTTTCTGAAGAGAACATGTCTCTTGAGGACATAAAAGATCCTGAACCAATAGTGATACCTGATGCTGATAATTTTGAAGCTCAATTGGAGGCAAAGATGAAGGAAATGATTGAGAATGTGGATAAAGTCGAATACGATTTATTTTCAAGTGACGATGGACTGGATTGGTCTGATACAATTGCTGGTAAATGTGAGATTGTAGATGTAAAGTTGAAGACAAAACAACAACCTGAATTGGTGGACTATTCTGATTTCAAGTGTAAGAACTGTCAGAAATACGACATACCTATTTGCTTCGTGTGTAAGGCAAGTGTATCTCCAAAAGGCAAAGTGGAGAGACGGCAGAAATGTCAAGTCGCGCATTGCCATAAGTACTATCACTTAGAATGTTTAGACCATTGGCCGCAAACGCAGTTTACTTCTGGAGAGCCGTCGAGAAACAATAAGAAAATTGATGAGCATTTTGAAGCTATCACTTGTCCGAGACATGTGTGCCATACTTGCGTATGTGATGACCCTCGAGGTTGCAAGACTAGGTTTAGTGGCGACAAACTAGCGAGATGTGTGCGGTGTCCGGCGACGTATCATTCCTTCACCAAGTGTCTGCCCGCTGGGTCTCAAATCCTATCCGCTTCACACATCGTCTGCCCAAGACATTATGAGCATAG GCCTGGTAAAGTTCCGTGTCACGTTAACACGGGATGGTGTTTCATATGTGCTCTGGGAGGGACCTTGATTTGCTGCGAATATTGTCCCACTTCCTTCCACGCCGACTGCTTGAACATTGAACCGCCGGAAGGCGGGTATATGTGTGAAGACTGTGAGACCGGACGACTGCCGCTTTATGGGGAGATGGTCTGGGTCAAATTGGGACATTACAG ATGGTGGCCCGGTATAGTCCTACATCCATCCGAGATCCCGGACAATATAATGGCAGTGAAACACTCGCCCGGTGAATTCGTGGTGCGGTTCTTTGGACAATATGACCATTATTGGGTGAACCGGGGACGCGTGTTTCCCTTCCAAGAAG GTGATTCTGGCCGAATATCTGGTCAGAAGTCGAAGATAGATGAGGCGTTCACTAAAGCTATGGAGCATGCACAGAGAGCCTTTGAAATTTTGAAGA ACATAGAACCGAACGACGAAGAGAACCAAGACATTGCATCATCGCTTTTACCACCGCACTATGTGAAACTGAAAGTGAACAGGCCGTGTGGCTCGCTGTATGGACGTAAGGTGGACATTGAGGAGAGCTCGCTCACTCAGTGCGAATGTAACCCTGACGAGGAGGAGCCGTGTGGGCCGTACTCTCATTGTCTTAATAG AATGCTGCTAACAGAATGCGGGCCGACCTGCCGGGCGGGTGAGCTTTGCCAGAACAGAGCGTTTGAGAAGCGGCAGTATCCCAAACTAGTGCCATACAGGACCCCGCATAGAGGATGGGGGCTCAAGACTTTGGAGGATGTTAAAGCTG GTCAATTTGTGATCGAGTACGTGGGCGAGTTGATAGACGAGGAGGAGTTCCGTCGGCGCATGCGCAGGAAGCACGAGATGAGGGACGAGAACTTCTACTTCCTCACGCTCGACAAGGAGAGGATGATCGACGCCGGACCCAAGGGGAACCTGGCGAG GTTTATGAACCACTGTTGCGAGCCAAACTGTGAAACCCAGAAGTGGACCGTATTGGGGGATGTTAGAGTTGGACTCTTCGCTATACACGATATACCAGCG AATACAGAGGTGACGTTCAATTACAACTTGGAGTGCGCGGGTATTGAGAAGAAGCAATGTATGTGCGGCGCCAAGCGCTGTTCCGGGTACATCGGCGCTAAGCCCAAACAG GACGAACCTCAACCCAAAAAAGGCAAGCCGGGCCAGCCGGCGAAACGACCTTACAAGAAACGCAAGAACACGGTAGAATCTCCTTCAACAAGCAAAGTTAACAAGCCAAAGCGCCCTGTGGGCCGACCAGCGAAGCCTAGAGAACTAACTGATATAGAAAAAGACTTACTAATCATAAAGAATGCTACAAACGGCCTATCAAGCGATTCCGAAGGCAGTGGAAGACTGAGCAGTGTGGAGAGCGACAAGAAAGATGCGAAAGCCCTCAAGAGGAAAAGAGTAAGCTTCTCAACAGAAGAGATTATCATATACAACGGGTCTAGTTCGCCAAGTGTAAAGAGAATGAAGTTAGACGAAGATAAAAGTAGTGAAGTTGGTGATTGA